The Deltaproteobacteria bacterium DNA segment TCCCAAAGAAGAACGGCACCTGACCAACGAGGGTCAGAAGGCTAGAGAGAAAGAGGTCGAAGTTGCCGCTGGCGAGCTTGGTGCCGTTGGCAGGACAGGCAACGCGAACATAGCGTTGTACCACGATTTTGCGTTCGCGCAGCTTGGCCGCAAGTTTCCGCAGTTGTGCCCGGTGCTCGGCATGAGCGTCCTCAAGCTCTTTGCGGACACGTTCGGATTCCTCGGGATCAGCATCACCAGTTCCGTCAAAGGCATAGCAGAAGTCATCAATGAGCGCGTCAAAATCCTTGAGACACAGCAAATCAGCAACCAAACCACCGCGTGAATGCGATACCAAGCTAATATGGGCACCGGGAGGGAGCGACTCAACAAGATCAAGCGCATTGTCGATTGGACTTTGCGACATCGTCCGATGTTCAAGGGCAAAGATACGATCAGAGAAGCGGTCTTCTAACGCAGCCCAGACATCGCGGTTGTCTTTTCGCAGTTCTCCAAAGCTCCCAAAGGTGCTTGATCCTGTACCGTGGATAAAGATCAGCATTGGTGCTGGGGCACCGGTTTGCGGATCGATCGGTACCTGGTTGCGAAAATCCGCTGCCAGCGGTCGCAACTCAGTAGCACCTTCCCAGCGATATAATCCCGGCTTTTGCGTGAGTTGATTTTCTATGGCCCACATCAAAGCCTTCGTGCCTGTCCATGTCACTCCGAGTTCGGCTGCATCAGCCAGCTTACCTGTCGTCAACTCTTTGAGTTTTTTTAATGCTGCGTCAATGATCGGATCTGGGGTCTCACCGACTACGAACGTAAAGACCTTATTGACGAGCCCACCTATGGCTTCACCAAGATCTCGCCGAGCAACCGCGCCCTCGGCACGCAGCTTCTCCAAGAGAATTTCATCGTTCGGGCCAAGCAGTTCAGGATGGGTCTGTAACAAGGTCTCGCGGAGCCGCGCAGCGCTGGTGATCAGCGTACTGCCATCACTGAGTTCCAGCACGATGATTTCATCGGGTCGAGCCTGGTACTGCTTCTCAGCAACTCCATCCGTCGAGCTACGAGCGCTGGGACTGACATCGAAACTGCGCGTAGCTCTCAGGTACGACTGCGGGAGACAGGAATCATCGGCCTGCCCAGCCGAACGGGTTGTAGGTCGAAGGAATGATGGCAGCGTAGGAGTCACCTCGCGGCCGGTTACTTTCAGAGAAATGGTGGTTTCGGCCACGGCATCTCCTACTGTTGGTTATGTTGCTCCCTCTCCCCAAAGGAAAAGGTCAGGCGTGCACATCTGGAAATCCGACTAGGCGAACACCTTCCTCTTACGCGCTGAGGCACTGCCGACGATCTGCGGGCTTTGTGGGTACTGCACCGACGGCAAATACATAGGAGTGATCGCAGCGTGCCAATTAGCATACGTTGCATCCGCTTTCAGTGTCTTCAGTGCCTTGAGCGCATAATAGGTAAAGGCGCCAGTTGGACGGCCGTTGATACGAGCGTCATAACTGAAATTGTTCGGACCTTCCTTGCACCCCGAGAGCAAAAGATCACCCGCCGTCCGAGACAACGCACTGGTGAAAGCCGAGGCAGGGGCCGTCACTGACACAGAAGACAGAGGCTTCCCGCTTGCACCCTTAGGAAGTTGATTTTCAGGTAACCAGTTTCCCATCGGCATAAAGCGAGGGCGCGGCACATCATCAGCCTCTGGGTCAGGTGCAGCAGCACGAGTGACCGTACCAGAGTGACAACTGTCGGCGATCAGAACCAACCGCACACCGGGTTTGCGGGCAGCAAGAAGCTCATGGATCTCGTCGTCAGTAAGCGGGGCATTGTTGGTCTGAATATCATACGGGCACAGCGCCTCGTCGAGGCCGTCGACTTCGTCACCATTGATATCTGGCACATACGTACCATGGCCAGAAAACGTAATGACGACGACATCATCACTCGCCGCCGCAGTAATCACCGATTTGAAGCCTGCGACCATGGCCGCCTTGGTCGCTTCTGCGTCCAGCAATTTCGCCACGGTAAACCCGCGTGCGGCAAGTTCGGCAGCCCAGTCCTTCGCATCATTCACACAACCCGCAAGATCCATGTGTGTCCCAGGATAGTTATTAATACCGATGCAGAGTGCACTCTTTGCCATGATATGTTCCTCTTTTTCGTTTAGTGATCTCGGACAGCGAACATGAAGCAGGGAAATTCTATGATGACTTGTGCCATCATCAAAACATATGGCAAAAACTAGACCATAAGTTACAGAAGAAAAAGGGCAACAAGAATACGCTCGCAGCGTCAGAAATTAATCCAGACGAAAAAGACCTGAGCTACTAAGATTGACACCAGAGGCGCAGTAAGCACAATTTCACTTCTGGAAACGAGACCTTGAGAGAAACTGTCAATTCTTGTTGACAGGCAAAAAGACTTGACACACGTGCTCCTTGTGCCTCTTTACTCCCAGCCTCGGCTCATGGGCAAAGCGGTCCGTTAACGTGAGCACCTCAGCAAGCCAGAGGTCCACCTACCAAACCAGCGAATCTGGTTTCTGCTTCCATAAGGTCTCCTGCGTATGAGGAACTGATCCTGCTCTCGCACTGGACGTGACGGACACCGTACCGCAGCTTTGCTAATGAGTTTTGACGCTCAAATTCGGTAATAGTCGATGCGTCTGTAGGGGCGACCGGCCGGTCGCCCCTACACACCGAGGAGCACAAGACACGGTATGTCTCATTACCGATTTTGATTATCAAAGTTCATAAGCATGGGTTTTCACTGGTAATCGACAAAGCCCACGCTCACTGGTATTCGCTAATGCAAATCGCATAGGGGAGGATTATCGTGGCTAAGAAACCCTCAGAGGCACCCGAACGGGTCATCGAAGAATCGTCCACCACGCCGCACCCAAGTCGTCGCCGTTTTCTCCGTAACGCCGCCCTTGGAGTTGCTGGGGGCAGCGCTGCTCTTGCTGCGGGCTGTAAATATCAAAGTCAGATCTTCCTCGTGAGAGGCGCTCCCAAAGAAGCCGCAGAAAAAAGCCCAGACTGGCAAGAAGCTCACATTCGCAGTTACCGCCCACTCGGGCGTACGCAAATGGAGATGTCGGATATCTCTTTTGGCTGTGCGAGTCTCAACAATGTTGCCGTGGTCAAACGTGCACTTGAGCGCGGCATTACCTACTTCGATACCTCTCCGGATTACTCTGATACCGTCTCCGAACAAACACTTGGTGAAGGTATCAAAGGCCACGCCCGCGATAAGCTGTTCATTGCATCGAAATTTTGTACCGCCAATGGTCACCTCAGCAATGACACTCCAGTCAAGGAGGTCATCGCGACAGTCGAGGACAGTCTGAAACGTTTAGGTACAGACTATCTCGACCTGGCTCACATTCATGCCGTCAATTCGATTGAGCGCTTGATGAATCCCAATATTCACGAGGCGTTCGATCGCCTGAAGGAGCAAGGAAAGCTGCGCTATCTCGGGGTATCGTCACATACACCAGATCTTGAAAAAGTGATGCGACATGCCGTCGATTCCGGGCGGTTTGATGTCATCATGGTCGCTTATAATTCCAAAAACTGGCCAGAACTGACGACCATCTTTGCCGATGCGAAGAAAAAAGGAGTCGGCGTCGTAGCGATGAAAACACTGAAAGGCGCACAACACACCGCGCTTTCTGACTTCACGCCAACCGAGCGCGAGTCATTTTCGCAAGCAGCCTTCAAATGGGTGCTGTCGAACAGCGACGTGAGCGGCCTGGTGGTTT contains these protein-coding regions:
- a CDS encoding caspase family protein: MAKSALCIGINNYPGTHMDLAGCVNDAKDWAAELAARGFTVAKLLDAEATKAAMVAGFKSVITAAASDDVVVITFSGHGTYVPDINGDEVDGLDEALCPYDIQTNNAPLTDDEIHELLAARKPGVRLVLIADSCHSGTVTRAAAPDPEADDVPRPRFMPMGNWLPENQLPKGASGKPLSSVSVTAPASAFTSALSRTAGDLLLSGCKEGPNNFSYDARINGRPTGAFTYYALKALKTLKADATYANWHAAITPMYLPSVQYPQSPQIVGSASARKRKVFA
- a CDS encoding twin-arginine translocation signal domain-containing protein gives rise to the protein MAKKPSEAPERVIEESSTTPHPSRRRFLRNAALGVAGGSAALAAGCKYQSQIFLVRGAPKEAAEKSPDWQEAHIRSYRPLGRTQMEMSDISFGCASLNNVAVVKRALERGITYFDTSPDYSDTVSEQTLGEGIKGHARDKLFIASKFCTANGHLSNDTPVKEVIATVEDSLKRLGTDYLDLAHIHAVNSIERLMNPNIHEAFDRLKEQGKLRYLGVSSHTPDLEKVMRHAVDSGRFDVIMVAYNSKNWPELTTIFADAKKKGVGVVAMKTLKGAQHTALSDFTPTERESFSQAAFKWVLSNSDVSGLVVSINSLSQIDEYLYASGQPLQKSDVELLEKYDRLVSNDYCRPGCGACLSSCPSAVPVNDILRYAMYYENYGQQRIGMEAYAKIPSLQNASQCVSCNTTCDRACPFGLPVREKMLHAHRMLRVPGKDVSIEI